One segment of Methanosphaera sp. WGK6 DNA contains the following:
- a CDS encoding (5-formylfuran-3-yl)methyl phosphate synthase, with the protein MELLVSAINLEEAKEARLGGADILDVKNPKEGSLGANFPWVIREISEYANNEIIVSTTIGDVPYKPGTVSLAALGCATAGSNYVKVGLYGPENYDEAVEVMNAVVKTINEYDDTITVVACGYADAYKIGSVESEFIPKVAYDSGCDLAMLDTYIKDGHRLTDHLNKEQLKNFVDEAHEYKLKVALAGSVNSGDIPLLKEINCDIMGVRGCVCSGGDRNTGTINQELVQQLKDNI; encoded by the coding sequence ATGGAATTATTAGTAAGTGCAATTAATTTAGAAGAAGCAAAAGAAGCTAGATTGGGTGGAGCAGACATACTTGATGTTAAAAACCCTAAAGAAGGTTCTTTGGGAGCTAATTTTCCATGGGTTATAAGAGAAATTAGTGAATATGCAAATAATGAAATAATTGTAAGTACCACTATTGGTGATGTACCATACAAACCAGGAACAGTATCTCTAGCAGCACTAGGCTGTGCTACTGCAGGTTCAAACTATGTTAAAGTAGGATTATATGGTCCAGAAAATTATGATGAAGCAGTAGAAGTAATGAATGCAGTGGTAAAAACAATAAATGAATATGATGATACTATAACAGTTGTAGCATGTGGATATGCTGATGCATATAAAATAGGTTCAGTAGAATCTGAATTTATACCAAAAGTAGCATATGATAGTGGTTGTGATTTAGCAATGCTAGATACTTATATAAAAGATGGGCATAGATTAACTGACCACTTGAACAAAGAACAACTAAAAAATTTTGTTGATGAGGCACATGAATACAAGCTTAAAGTAGCACTAGCAGGGTCAGTTAATTCTGGAGATATACCATTACTTAAAGAAATTAACTGTGATATTATGGGTGTACGTGGCTGTGTTTGTAGTGGTGGTGACAGAAACACTGGAACCATAAATCAAGAATTGGTACAACAATTAAAAGATAACATTTAA
- a CDS encoding phenylalanine--tRNA ligase subunit alpha — MLEQVINELHVYEKKLLNALSKDVNLTPEEIAEVEEMPVKAVTSAAGMLESKDIITVNKNAIESISLSDEGIDYAINGLPEHKILQALQEFSKEGKLEVTMDEVMEKAEVSRPQMNFSIGILMRHHWAKMNNGKLMITDEGKSADLSELPQVKFLKYLLEHKEVLNEAIPEEFNNVRKEFKKRKELFDKTTRQEFSFNLNQKGTDILKKGFTIKNDATQLTHEQLKEGTWKDLHYRGYDIHASAPKNFPGKIHPLQQTIEEIRSIFIDMGFDEAKGTILESAFWNFDMLFQPQDHAAREMQDTFYVSNPSQAKLPNKELVEQTRAEHEHGGNTGSTGWNYKWDEDIAKQMVLRTHTTGLSVRHLSENQPPLKMFSVGRVFRRETINYKHLPEFHQVEGIVAGEDMSFKNLLGILKEFYRKLGFKVRFRPAYFPYTYLSIESEIYVPEKKSWMELGGSGMFRPEVLEPLGIETQVAAFGLGIERLAMMRYGIEDIRMLYQSDIGWLRELPVTRNIKDF; from the coding sequence ATGTTAGAACAAGTAATTAATGAATTGCATGTTTATGAAAAAAAATTATTAAATGCATTATCTAAGGATGTTAATTTAACACCTGAAGAAATAGCTGAAGTTGAAGAGATGCCTGTAAAAGCAGTTACAAGTGCTGCAGGGATGCTTGAAAGTAAAGATATTATCACAGTAAATAAAAATGCTATAGAAAGTATAAGTCTTTCTGATGAAGGAATAGATTATGCTATAAATGGATTACCTGAGCATAAAATACTTCAAGCATTACAAGAATTTTCAAAAGAAGGTAAACTTGAAGTAACAATGGATGAAGTAATGGAAAAAGCTGAAGTATCCAGACCCCAAATGAATTTTTCTATTGGTATATTAATGCGTCATCATTGGGCAAAAATGAATAATGGAAAATTAATGATAACTGATGAAGGTAAATCTGCAGATTTATCTGAACTACCTCAAGTTAAATTCTTAAAATACTTACTTGAACATAAAGAAGTTCTTAATGAAGCAATACCTGAAGAATTTAATAATGTACGAAAAGAATTCAAGAAACGAAAAGAATTATTTGATAAGACAACAAGACAAGAATTCTCTTTTAATTTAAATCAAAAAGGAACAGATATTCTCAAAAAAGGATTCACAATTAAAAATGATGCAACACAACTTACCCATGAACAACTAAAAGAAGGCACATGGAAAGACCTACATTACAGAGGATATGATATTCATGCATCTGCACCTAAAAACTTCCCTGGTAAAATACACCCATTACAACAAACAATAGAAGAAATAAGAAGTATCTTTATTGACATGGGATTTGATGAAGCAAAAGGAACAATTCTTGAATCAGCATTCTGGAATTTTGATATGTTATTCCAACCACAAGATCATGCAGCACGTGAAATGCAAGATACATTCTATGTAAGTAATCCATCACAAGCAAAATTACCAAATAAAGAATTAGTAGAACAAACCCGTGCAGAACATGAACATGGTGGAAATACAGGTTCAACTGGATGGAATTATAAATGGGATGAAGATATTGCAAAACAAATGGTTTTAAGAACCCATACAACTGGGCTATCAGTAAGACATTTATCTGAAAATCAACCACCACTTAAAATGTTCTCAGTAGGAAGAGTATTCAGACGAGAAACTATAAATTACAAACACTTACCTGAATTTCATCAAGTAGAAGGAATTGTTGCAGGTGAAGATATGAGTTTTAAGAACTTACTTGGAATTTTAAAAGAATTCTATAGAAAACTAGGATTTAAGGTAAGATTTAGACCAGCATACTTCCCATACACCTATCTTTCAATTGAATCTGAAATATACGTACCAGAAAAGAAAAGTTGGATGGAACTTGGAGGATCTGGAATGTTTAGACCAGAAGTACTTGAACCACTAGGAATTGAAACACAAGTAGCAGCATTTGGTCTTGGAATTGAAAGACTAGCAATGATGAGATATGGTATTGAAGATATTAGAATGCTATATCAAAGTGATATTGGCTGGTTAAGAGAATTACCAGTAACAAGAAACATCAAAGATTTCTAG
- a CDS encoding triphosphoribosyl-dephospho-CoA synthase, translating to MMLTSQDVARLGEIATLLEVSGYPKPGNVHRTQDFEDMSYEDFLISSASIRENLDVAAYDGSRYYPNMLHRIPIGECILNCVRNTQNLVNTNTNLGISMLLVPLAATFGALLEEKSINSLPGTLDIIIKNTEPEDAIALVKAISLSKAGGIDNKTSEYDVNNTNTIDEIRRNQVNLHDLLDMSSKYDKISYELTNGLPVILNYGYPTYCKYMDEYSRNDVTLEIYLNILANVPDTLIDRKYGEEIAEKVSKKAQIILKDTEIGTTERLDKLKDFDIFLRNKKYNPGTTADFTAASLFVGLVDKYSQSGL from the coding sequence ATGATGTTAACTAGTCAAGATGTGGCCCGGTTAGGTGAAATAGCTACATTATTAGAAGTTAGTGGATATCCCAAGCCAGGTAATGTTCATAGAACACAAGATTTTGAAGATATGTCCTATGAAGATTTTTTAATAAGTAGTGCATCAATACGAGAAAATCTTGATGTTGCTGCTTATGATGGATCAAGATATTATCCAAATATGCTTCATAGAATTCCAATTGGGGAATGTATACTGAATTGTGTTAGAAATACTCAAAATTTGGTAAATACAAATACGAATCTTGGAATAAGTATGTTACTTGTTCCATTAGCTGCAACTTTCGGAGCATTACTTGAAGAAAAATCAATAAATAGTTTACCTGGAACATTAGATATTATTATTAAAAATACTGAACCTGAGGATGCAATAGCATTAGTAAAAGCAATTAGTCTTTCTAAAGCAGGAGGTATTGATAATAAAACATCAGAATATGATGTTAATAATACAAATACTATTGATGAAATAAGAAGAAATCAAGTTAATCTTCATGACTTGCTTGACATGTCATCAAAATATGATAAAATATCATATGAACTAACAAATGGATTACCTGTAATTTTAAATTATGGTTATCCAACATATTGTAAGTATATGGATGAATATTCAAGAAATGATGTAACACTTGAAATATATCTAAATATACTTGCTAATGTGCCAGATACATTAATTGATAGAAAATATGGTGAAGAAATAGCAGAAAAAGTATCTAAAAAAGCACAAATAATACTAAAAGATACTGAAATTGGTACAACAGAAAGACTGGATAAATTAAAAGATTTTGACATATTTTTAAGAAATAAAAAATATAATCCTGGAACAACAGCTGATTTTACAGCAGCATCATTATTTGTAGGGTTAGTTGATAAATATTCTCAAAGTGGTTTATAA
- the hemB gene encoding porphobilinogen synthase, protein MFPTTRMRRMRTDERIRSMFRETNISMDDFIYPLYIKESAKDGQPEEISTMPGQYRYSVDDAIDFAGLLEDNGLTSVILFGIPDYKDEIGSSAYDSNGIIQQTIRGLKEQTNLVVLGDVCMCEYTNHGHCGIIKDEYVQNDETLKYLSKIAVSYAQAGVDVIAPSDMMDGRVSAIREGLDNNGFINTPIFSYAAKYASTYYAPFRDAADSTPSFGDRKSYQMDPANFNEAIREVALDVQEGTDAIIVKPALAYLDVLREVKQTFKMPTIAYQVSGEYSMIQAGIEKGYITDDLLYETLLSIKRAGADMIISYFVPQLLDME, encoded by the coding sequence ATGTTTCCAACAACAAGAATGAGAAGAATGAGAACAGATGAAAGAATTAGGAGTATGTTTCGTGAAACAAATATAAGTATGGATGATTTTATTTACCCATTATATATTAAAGAATCTGCAAAGGATGGTCAACCTGAAGAAATAAGTACAATGCCGGGTCAATATAGATATTCTGTGGATGATGCAATAGATTTTGCTGGATTACTTGAAGATAATGGATTAACATCAGTAATATTATTTGGAATTCCAGATTATAAGGATGAAATTGGTTCAAGTGCATATGATTCTAATGGAATCATACAACAAACAATTAGAGGACTCAAAGAACAAACAAATCTAGTAGTTTTAGGAGATGTTTGTATGTGTGAATACACCAATCATGGGCACTGTGGAATTATTAAAGATGAATATGTTCAAAATGATGAAACATTAAAATACTTATCAAAAATTGCAGTAAGTTATGCACAAGCAGGTGTGGATGTAATTGCACCAAGTGATATGATGGATGGAAGAGTATCTGCAATACGTGAAGGATTGGATAATAATGGTTTTATAAATACTCCTATCTTTTCTTATGCAGCAAAATATGCATCTACATACTATGCTCCATTTAGGGATGCAGCAGATTCAACACCAAGTTTTGGTGATCGTAAATCATATCAAATGGATCCTGCAAACTTTAATGAAGCAATAAGAGAAGTTGCATTAGATGTTCAAGAAGGAACTGATGCAATAATAGTAAAACCTGCACTAGCTTATCTTGATGTATTACGTGAAGTAAAACAAACATTTAAAATGCCAACAATAGCATATCAGGTAAGTGGAGAATACTCTATGATACAAGCAGGTATAGAAAAGGGATATATTACTGATGATTTATTATATGAAACATTATTATCTATAAAGCGTGCTGGAGCGGATATGATTATCAGTTATTTTGTTCCTCAGTTATTAGACATGGAATAA
- the speB gene encoding agmatinase, giving the protein MFFYADNMMRFAFSQELNEDEEIEQGYAIMGIPFDSTTSYIAGSRNGPKAIREASYDFESYNLRFNKSLKCFNYDIGDVQVNNGNYEKTNIMVKDTVCSVLELGLTPIAMGGEHTITNGVLGAIYDYDKDYFNDLTIVHFDAHFDMRNTYLDEKYSHATVLRRIHELDPKKIIQLGIRSAEYEEHEYVKQQENIEYYTSHDIQDNKKSILKELENIKGPIYITVDIDVLDPAYAPSVGTPAPCGITPRDLEDMISILAIKETAGLDVVEVSSNTLGDSTSINAAKVIYDFLCLKDC; this is encoded by the coding sequence ATGTTTTTTTATGCAGATAATATGATGAGATTTGCTTTTTCTCAAGAATTAAATGAAGATGAGGAAATTGAACAAGGCTATGCAATAATGGGAATTCCTTTTGACAGTACAACAAGTTATATTGCTGGATCAAGAAATGGTCCTAAGGCAATACGTGAAGCATCATATGATTTTGAATCATATAATCTTAGATTTAACAAGTCATTAAAGTGTTTTAATTATGATATTGGGGATGTTCAAGTAAATAATGGAAATTATGAAAAAACAAATATCATGGTAAAAGACACAGTATGTTCTGTTTTAGAATTAGGTTTAACTCCAATAGCTATGGGTGGGGAACATACAATAACTAATGGTGTTCTTGGAGCTATTTATGACTATGATAAAGATTATTTCAATGATTTAACAATTGTACACTTTGATGCTCATTTTGATATGCGTAACACATATCTTGATGAAAAATATTCTCATGCAACAGTTCTAAGAAGAATACATGAATTAGATCCTAAGAAAATAATACAACTAGGGATACGTTCTGCAGAATATGAAGAACATGAGTATGTTAAACAACAAGAAAATATTGAATACTATACAAGTCATGATATTCAAGATAATAAGAAGTCTATTTTAAAAGAACTGGAAAATATCAAAGGACCTATTTATATAACAGTAGATATTGATGTATTAGATCCAGCATATGCTCCATCTGTAGGAACACCAGCACCTTGTGGGATAACACCAAGAGATTTAGAAGACATGATTTCAATACTTGCAATTAAAGAAACAGCAGGATTGGATGTTGTAGAAGTTTCATCAAATACACTGGGTGATTCAACAAGTATAAATGCAGCAAAAGTAATCTATGACTTCTTATGTCTTAAAGATTGCTGA
- a CDS encoding replication factor C large subunit — MKWVEKYAPKSLGDVLGNAKPKAEIEVWANKWSEGTPQKPLLLVGSPGIGKTTMAHLVGKEYFSETIELNASDKRSYDVLKRSIGESSQTKSLFQSGYKLLIMDEVDGISGRDDSGGARAINETIENAKQPLIMMANDPYSKRLTTIKNKCQVIKFTKIHTNTINAQLKRICSWEDIKYDPDAIKLLSKQSNGDLRSAITSLEAIVDNTKNITMDSISVISKKDNEQNIFDTVRTVLKSKNTEHILEAMRVDTQPQFLIELLAENIPREYERTNEIAEAYEMIALADVNLGRTFKTQNYTYWKYAFLFMGRGVANAKKETYKKFVRYTNSTVYAKLAKGRKNKNLREEVTRKMSLKLHTSPKELEKQLPYYEVLFEDNERAYDLKEYFKLTDDDVKLFRSRKIPASIEKKRMKELKKLQEQEEKEIQKQKLLKEKEAIKNQETHDVKQETKNEISKNTTKTVKKQSNIKQSQNEKSIKEPVIKKEKQVMITDKKSSKSNKKSTKKKSKQTTLFDF, encoded by the coding sequence TTGAAATGGGTAGAAAAATATGCACCTAAATCATTAGGTGACGTACTTGGAAATGCCAAACCAAAGGCAGAAATAGAAGTATGGGCTAATAAATGGTCAGAAGGTACTCCACAGAAACCATTATTATTGGTGGGAAGTCCTGGAATTGGAAAAACAACTATGGCACATTTAGTGGGAAAAGAATATTTTTCTGAAACAATAGAACTTAATGCTAGTGATAAACGTTCATATGATGTATTAAAACGTAGTATTGGTGAATCTTCTCAAACAAAAAGTCTATTCCAGTCAGGTTATAAATTACTTATAATGGATGAAGTAGATGGAATTAGTGGTCGTGATGATAGTGGGGGAGCACGTGCAATTAATGAAACAATAGAAAATGCAAAACAACCACTTATAATGATGGCAAATGATCCATACAGTAAAAGATTAACAACTATTAAAAATAAATGTCAAGTAATTAAATTTACAAAAATACATACAAATACAATAAATGCACAATTAAAAAGAATATGTTCTTGGGAAGATATTAAATATGATCCTGATGCAATTAAATTACTAAGTAAACAAAGTAATGGTGATTTACGTTCAGCAATAACTAGTCTTGAAGCAATAGTGGATAATACTAAAAATATTACTATGGATAGTATATCTGTAATATCTAAAAAAGATAATGAACAAAATATTTTTGATACAGTAAGAACAGTTTTAAAAAGTAAAAATACAGAACATATTCTAGAAGCTATGCGTGTAGATACACAACCACAATTTCTCATAGAATTATTAGCAGAAAATATTCCAAGAGAATATGAACGAACAAATGAAATAGCAGAAGCTTATGAAATGATTGCATTAGCTGATGTAAACTTAGGTAGAACATTCAAAACACAAAACTACACTTACTGGAAATATGCATTTCTATTTATGGGTAGAGGTGTAGCTAATGCTAAAAAAGAAACATATAAAAAATTTGTGAGATACACAAATTCAACAGTCTATGCAAAACTAGCAAAAGGAAGAAAAAATAAAAACTTACGTGAAGAAGTAACAAGAAAAATGAGTTTAAAACTACATACATCTCCTAAAGAATTAGAAAAACAATTACCTTACTATGAAGTACTATTTGAAGATAATGAACGGGCATATGACTTAAAAGAATACTTTAAATTAACAGATGATGATGTAAAATTATTCAGATCTCGAAAAATACCAGCTTCTATAGAGAAAAAACGAATGAAAGAACTTAAAAAACTTCAAGAACAAGAAGAAAAAGAAATTCAAAAACAAAAATTATTAAAAGAAAAAGAAGCAATAAAAAATCAAGAAACACATGATGTAAAGCAAGAAACTAAAAATGAAATCAGTAAAAACACAACTAAAACAGTAAAAAAACAGTCAAATATTAAACAATCACAGAATGAAAAATCAATAAAGGAACCTGTAATTAAAAAAGAAAAACAAGTAATGATAACTGATAAAAAATCTTCAAAATCCAATAAGAAAAGTACCAAGAAGAAATCGAAACAAACAACATTATTTGATTTTTAA
- a CDS encoding replication factor C small subunit, translated as MNTPWVEKYRPRTLDDVIGQEQIVGRLKRYVDENSLPNIMFTGSAGVGKTTCALALAKTLLGEYWQQNFLELNASDARGIDTVRNEIKSFCKLKAVGAPFRIIFLDEVDNMTKDAQQALRREMEMYTKTSSFILSCNYSSKIIDPIQSRCAIFRFAPIKAAQIIKRLKYIAEQEEIEAEQAALENIVYFTQGDMRRSINILQASTTIDNKVTEDTVYDVISRAKPKDVRKIINKALNRDFMAARDLLRDIMVVDGISGDDLITQFYQEVTQMTKEGIISETSFVKLMEYMSECDYRIREGSNPRLQLEALLSKFLIVNS; from the coding sequence ATGAATACGCCATGGGTAGAAAAATACAGACCACGAACATTAGATGATGTAATAGGACAAGAACAAATTGTTGGAAGATTAAAAAGATATGTGGATGAAAACTCATTACCAAACATAATGTTTACAGGATCAGCAGGAGTAGGTAAAACCACCTGTGCATTAGCATTAGCAAAAACATTACTTGGTGAATACTGGCAACAAAATTTCCTAGAATTAAATGCATCTGATGCTAGAGGAATTGACACAGTAAGAAATGAAATAAAAAGTTTTTGTAAACTCAAAGCAGTAGGTGCTCCATTTAGGATTATTTTCCTAGATGAAGTAGATAATATGACAAAGGATGCTCAACAAGCACTACGACGTGAAATGGAAATGTATACAAAAACATCTTCCTTTATCTTATCATGTAACTACTCATCAAAAATAATAGATCCAATACAATCTAGATGTGCAATATTCAGATTTGCTCCAATTAAAGCAGCACAGATAATCAAACGTTTAAAATATATTGCTGAACAAGAAGAAATTGAAGCAGAACAAGCAGCACTAGAAAATATAGTGTACTTTACTCAAGGTGATATGAGACGATCTATTAATATATTACAAGCATCAACAACGATAGATAATAAAGTAACTGAAGATACAGTGTATGATGTAATAAGTAGGGCAAAACCAAAAGATGTACGTAAAATAATTAACAAAGCATTAAATCGTGATTTTATGGCTGCACGTGATTTATTACGTGATATTATGGTTGTAGATGGAATTAGTGGGGATGATTTAATAACACAATTCTATCAAGAAGTAACTCAAATGACAAAAGAAGGTATAATTTCAGAAACAAGTTTTGTTAAATTAATGGAATATATGAGTGAATGTGATTATAGAATAAGGGAAGGATCTAATCCACGACTTCAATTAGAAGCGTTATTGAGTAAATTTTTAATAGTTAATAGTTAA
- a CDS encoding SHOCT domain-containing protein has protein sequence MGLFDSIEIDSRLIPYISKGEGVGVVKIDGLGKCSARLESDEIVLTTYDGQRQVPVKLSSINLLSYDKGNFINEPKMTIGVSGRQYVLAGVNNNDAELERFYNTILDLKDREHRSKQGKQQTNPNNHKGMPHPNPNITNPNKQPNKQQVTTQNMDYEQPQQQDTYKNEDNFTTSESIPENISQKDPVDEIRRYYELKEDGIISEDEFNQKKKQLLGL, from the coding sequence ATGGGTTTATTTGATAGTATAGAAATTGATTCTAGATTAATTCCTTATATAAGTAAAGGTGAAGGTGTAGGTGTAGTAAAAATAGATGGTTTAGGTAAATGTTCTGCAAGACTAGAATCTGATGAAATTGTTTTAACAACATATGATGGTCAAAGACAAGTACCTGTTAAACTTTCAAGTATAAATCTTTTAAGTTATGATAAAGGAAATTTCATTAATGAACCAAAAATGACGATTGGTGTTTCTGGAAGACAATATGTTCTAGCAGGTGTAAATAACAATGATGCTGAATTAGAACGTTTTTACAATACAATTCTTGACTTAAAAGATAGAGAACATAGAAGTAAACAAGGAAAACAGCAAACTAATCCAAATAATCACAAAGGTATGCCACATCCTAATCCTAATATAACAAATCCAAACAAACAACCAAATAAACAACAAGTAACTACTCAAAACATGGATTATGAACAACCACAACAACAGGATACATATAAAAATGAGGATAATTTCACAACTTCAGAGTCAATACCAGAAAACATTTCTCAAAAAGATCCTGTCGATGAAATTAGAAGATATTATGAATTAAAAGAAGATGGAATAATATCTGAAGATGAATTTAATCAAAAGAAAAAGCAATTACTAGGATTATAA